One genomic window of Magnolia sinica isolate HGM2019 chromosome 3, MsV1, whole genome shotgun sequence includes the following:
- the LOC131240639 gene encoding uncharacterized protein LOC131240639 isoform X4 — protein sequence MREFPSLLSLCAKVITMEVICGDQHLQDIFELPPDLVDYLLMHSPPLALQKLHEVLKFEQCGRHGFFSDSVKDGRKRGRYGDFNTAWKILFHSRWPEGVRQIQPIDCMADQDGITSHESMICDDWQQMYWEAHLQDCLDEAAETALLPSFGGCIGEIMVSDTIVNFIGYKGDMGHSTHDYSSLSYHCQQFGCYVRYLRLSSALCVAETCELFRDSKLQRLVLRGIKSKNHVDGACKLLNQNSETLLSLEFIHCRLPPTALNEICDSLYTQGFHRHGIQYFSVKSSRILESNSDSVPTRFLSFLSSGRSLCALKLCDNRLGPNSAKMVFDALLNSSSGLSTLDLSDNYIAGWLSTVDGRFSSCPTSSSSAIDKSLRSLHVLNLRGSNLRKNDVEDLKSALAYAPNLQSLDISDNLIGDDGIRSLIPYFIDASERASTFVDIKVENCNLSCIGATQLLTSLSTLKSPLNTLSIADNDLGSKNRGGIEAAKYVYKLILRAPELAVINAGYNFMPAESLAVICSALKLSKGKLERLDLTGNTRCCQPTQVSKLAEFCFRGKPIVILPSLLASAAPYDDDP from the exons ATGAGGGAATTTCCATCTTTGCTCTCTCTATGCGCGAAAGTAATCACAATGGAAGTTATATGTG GAGATCAACATCTGCAAGATATATTTGAACTTCCGCCTGACTTGGTTGATTACTTACTGATGCACTCACCCCCATTGGCCTTGCAGAAGTTACATGAAGTATT GAAGTTTGAGCAGTGTGGTAGGCATGGATTTTTTAGTGATAGTGTTAAAGATGGGAGGAAACGTGGAAG GTATGGCGACTTTAATACAGCATGGAAGATATTGTTCCACTCACGCTGGCCTGAGGGTGTCAGGCAGATCCAACCAATTGATTGTATGGCAGATCAGGATGGAATAACAAGTCATGAATCGATGATATGTGATGACTGGCAGCAGATGTACTGGGAAGCCCACTTACAAGA TTGCCTAGATGAAGCAGCAGAGACAGCATTGCTTCCTTCTTTTGGCGGATGCATTGGTGAAATAATGGTATCAG ATACTATTGTAAATTTTATTGGTTACAAAGGGGACATGGGTCATTCAACTCATGACTACTCAAGTTTATCTTATCATTGCCAACAATTCGGGTGCTATGTGAG GTACCTGAGGCTTAGTAGTGCGCTTTGTGTTGCCGAAACATGT GAGCTATTTAGGGATAGCAAATTGCAACGCTTGGTCTTACGAGGAATCAAATCTAAAAATCAT GTTGATGGAGCATGCAAGCTTCTGAACCAGAATAGTGAGACGTTATTATCCCTCGAGTTCATTCATTGCAGACTGCCTCCAACTGCTTTGAATGAAATTTGTGACTCATTATACACACAAGGTTTTCATAGACATGGGATTCAATACTTCTCAGTTAAATCTTCAAGGATTCTTGAAAGTAACTCAGATTCTGTACCAACTAGGTTTTTGTCTTTCTTGTCATCTGGAAG GTCCTTGTGTGCGCTAAAGCTCTGTGACAACCGCCTGGGGCCAAATTCTGCAAAAATGGTTTTTGATGCTCTCCTCAATTCGTCATCTGGTCTATCTACGCTTGATCTATCTGACAACTAT ATTGCAGGTTGGCTTTCTACAGTTGATGGGAGATTCTCAAGTTgcccaacatcatcatcatcagcaatAGACAAATCCTTGAGGTCATTACATGTTCTCAATCTAAG GGGAAGCAATTTACGTAAGAATGATGTGGAAGATCTTAAATCTGCACTAGCTTACGCTCCGAACTTGCAGAGTTTGGATATCAGTGACAATCTTATTGGGGACGATGGAATCAG GAGTCTAATTCCATACTTTATCGACGCTTCTGAAAGAGCGTCTACCTTCGTGGATATAAAAGTAGAGAATTGCAACCTTTCATGCATTGGAGCGACACAACTTTTAACAAGTCTCTCAACCTTGAAGTCTCCTTTGAACACACTCTCAATTGCAGATAATGACCTTGGCAG TAAAAATCGGGGCGGGATTGAAGCTGCAAAATATGTCTACAAACTCATTTTGCGGGCCCCAGAACTTGCTGTGATAAATGCGGGTTATAACTTTATGCCTGCAGAATCATTGGCAGTTATATGTTCTGCACTGAAATTGTCAAAAG GTAAATTGGAGCGATTGGACTTGACGGGAAACACAAGGTGCTGTCAACCAACTCAAGTTTCCAAGCTTGCAGAGTTCTGTTTTCGTGGAAAACCTATTGTAATTCTTCCATCATTGCTAGCCTCAGCTGCACCCTATGATGATGATCCATAG
- the LOC131240639 gene encoding uncharacterized protein LOC131240639 isoform X1, translating to MREFPSLLSLCAKVITMEVICGDQHLQDIFELPPDLVDYLLMHSPPLALQKLHEVLKFEQCGRHGFFSDSVKDGRKRGRYGDFNTAWKILFHSRWPEGVRQIQPIDCMADQDGITSHESMICDDWQQMYWEAHLQDCLDEAAETALLPSFGGCIGEIMVSDTIVNFIGYKGDMGHSTHDYSSLSYHCQQFGCYVRYLRLSSALCVAETCELFRDSKLQRLVLRGIKSKNHVDGACKLLNQNSETLLSLEFIHCRLPPTALNEICDSLYTQGFHRHGIQYFSVKSSRILESNSDSVPTRFLSFLSSGRSLCALKLCDNRLGPNSAKMVFDALLNSSSGLSTLDLSDNYIAGWLSTVDGRFSSCPTSSSSAIDKSLRSLHVLNLRGSNLRKNDVEDLKSALAYAPNLQSLDISDNLIGDDGIRSLIPYFIDASERASTFVDIKVENCNLSCIGATQLLTSLSTLKSPLNTLSIADNDLGSDIAAPLAKFLGTSHVKVLNIEDIELGPSGFLELDKGMPEALELVRINLSKNRGGIEAAKYVYKLILRAPELAVINAGYNFMPAESLAVICSALKLSKGKLERLDLTGNTRCCQPTQVSKLAEFCFRGKPIVILPSLLASAAPYDDDP from the exons ATGAGGGAATTTCCATCTTTGCTCTCTCTATGCGCGAAAGTAATCACAATGGAAGTTATATGTG GAGATCAACATCTGCAAGATATATTTGAACTTCCGCCTGACTTGGTTGATTACTTACTGATGCACTCACCCCCATTGGCCTTGCAGAAGTTACATGAAGTATT GAAGTTTGAGCAGTGTGGTAGGCATGGATTTTTTAGTGATAGTGTTAAAGATGGGAGGAAACGTGGAAG GTATGGCGACTTTAATACAGCATGGAAGATATTGTTCCACTCACGCTGGCCTGAGGGTGTCAGGCAGATCCAACCAATTGATTGTATGGCAGATCAGGATGGAATAACAAGTCATGAATCGATGATATGTGATGACTGGCAGCAGATGTACTGGGAAGCCCACTTACAAGA TTGCCTAGATGAAGCAGCAGAGACAGCATTGCTTCCTTCTTTTGGCGGATGCATTGGTGAAATAATGGTATCAG ATACTATTGTAAATTTTATTGGTTACAAAGGGGACATGGGTCATTCAACTCATGACTACTCAAGTTTATCTTATCATTGCCAACAATTCGGGTGCTATGTGAG GTACCTGAGGCTTAGTAGTGCGCTTTGTGTTGCCGAAACATGT GAGCTATTTAGGGATAGCAAATTGCAACGCTTGGTCTTACGAGGAATCAAATCTAAAAATCAT GTTGATGGAGCATGCAAGCTTCTGAACCAGAATAGTGAGACGTTATTATCCCTCGAGTTCATTCATTGCAGACTGCCTCCAACTGCTTTGAATGAAATTTGTGACTCATTATACACACAAGGTTTTCATAGACATGGGATTCAATACTTCTCAGTTAAATCTTCAAGGATTCTTGAAAGTAACTCAGATTCTGTACCAACTAGGTTTTTGTCTTTCTTGTCATCTGGAAG GTCCTTGTGTGCGCTAAAGCTCTGTGACAACCGCCTGGGGCCAAATTCTGCAAAAATGGTTTTTGATGCTCTCCTCAATTCGTCATCTGGTCTATCTACGCTTGATCTATCTGACAACTAT ATTGCAGGTTGGCTTTCTACAGTTGATGGGAGATTCTCAAGTTgcccaacatcatcatcatcagcaatAGACAAATCCTTGAGGTCATTACATGTTCTCAATCTAAG GGGAAGCAATTTACGTAAGAATGATGTGGAAGATCTTAAATCTGCACTAGCTTACGCTCCGAACTTGCAGAGTTTGGATATCAGTGACAATCTTATTGGGGACGATGGAATCAG GAGTCTAATTCCATACTTTATCGACGCTTCTGAAAGAGCGTCTACCTTCGTGGATATAAAAGTAGAGAATTGCAACCTTTCATGCATTGGAGCGACACAACTTTTAACAAGTCTCTCAACCTTGAAGTCTCCTTTGAACACACTCTCAATTGCAGATAATGACCTTGGCAG TGATATAGCAGCACCATTAGCAAAattcttgggaacttcccatgttAAGGTGCTTAATATTGAAGATATTGAGCTGGGCCCGTCTGGCTTCCTAGAACTGGATAAAGGAATGCCAGAGGCACTAGAACTCGTTCGCATCAACCTAAG TAAAAATCGGGGCGGGATTGAAGCTGCAAAATATGTCTACAAACTCATTTTGCGGGCCCCAGAACTTGCTGTGATAAATGCGGGTTATAACTTTATGCCTGCAGAATCATTGGCAGTTATATGTTCTGCACTGAAATTGTCAAAAG GTAAATTGGAGCGATTGGACTTGACGGGAAACACAAGGTGCTGTCAACCAACTCAAGTTTCCAAGCTTGCAGAGTTCTGTTTTCGTGGAAAACCTATTGTAATTCTTCCATCATTGCTAGCCTCAGCTGCACCCTATGATGATGATCCATAG
- the LOC131240639 gene encoding uncharacterized protein LOC131240639 isoform X5 → MREFPSLLSLCAKVITMEVICGDQHLQDIFELPPDLVDYLLMHSPPLALQKLHEVLKFEQCGRHGFFSDSVKDGRKRGRYGDFNTAWKILFHSRWPEGVRQIQPIDCMADQDGITSHESMICDDWQQMYWEAHLQDCLDEAAETALLPSFGGCIGEIMVSDTIVNFIGYKGDMGHSTHDYSSLSYHCQQFGCYVRSYLGIANCNAWSYEESNLKIMSLCALKLCDNRLGPNSAKMVFDALLNSSSGLSTLDLSDNYIAGWLSTVDGRFSSCPTSSSSAIDKSLRSLHVLNLRGSNLRKNDVEDLKSALAYAPNLQSLDISDNLIGDDGIRSLIPYFIDASERASTFVDIKVENCNLSCIGATQLLTSLSTLKSPLNTLSIADNDLGSDIAAPLAKFLGTSHVKVLNIEDIELGPSGFLELDKGMPEALELVRINLSKNRGGIEAAKYVYKLILRAPELAVINAGYNFMPAESLAVICSALKLSKGKLERLDLTGNTRCCQPTQVSKLAEFCFRGKPIVILPSLLASAAPYDDDP, encoded by the exons ATGAGGGAATTTCCATCTTTGCTCTCTCTATGCGCGAAAGTAATCACAATGGAAGTTATATGTG GAGATCAACATCTGCAAGATATATTTGAACTTCCGCCTGACTTGGTTGATTACTTACTGATGCACTCACCCCCATTGGCCTTGCAGAAGTTACATGAAGTATT GAAGTTTGAGCAGTGTGGTAGGCATGGATTTTTTAGTGATAGTGTTAAAGATGGGAGGAAACGTGGAAG GTATGGCGACTTTAATACAGCATGGAAGATATTGTTCCACTCACGCTGGCCTGAGGGTGTCAGGCAGATCCAACCAATTGATTGTATGGCAGATCAGGATGGAATAACAAGTCATGAATCGATGATATGTGATGACTGGCAGCAGATGTACTGGGAAGCCCACTTACAAGA TTGCCTAGATGAAGCAGCAGAGACAGCATTGCTTCCTTCTTTTGGCGGATGCATTGGTGAAATAATGGTATCAG ATACTATTGTAAATTTTATTGGTTACAAAGGGGACATGGGTCATTCAACTCATGACTACTCAAGTTTATCTTATCATTGCCAACAATTCGGGTGCTATGTGAG GAGCTATTTAGGGATAGCAAATTGCAACGCTTGGTCTTACGAGGAATCAAATCTAAAAATCAT GTCCTTGTGTGCGCTAAAGCTCTGTGACAACCGCCTGGGGCCAAATTCTGCAAAAATGGTTTTTGATGCTCTCCTCAATTCGTCATCTGGTCTATCTACGCTTGATCTATCTGACAACTAT ATTGCAGGTTGGCTTTCTACAGTTGATGGGAGATTCTCAAGTTgcccaacatcatcatcatcagcaatAGACAAATCCTTGAGGTCATTACATGTTCTCAATCTAAG GGGAAGCAATTTACGTAAGAATGATGTGGAAGATCTTAAATCTGCACTAGCTTACGCTCCGAACTTGCAGAGTTTGGATATCAGTGACAATCTTATTGGGGACGATGGAATCAG GAGTCTAATTCCATACTTTATCGACGCTTCTGAAAGAGCGTCTACCTTCGTGGATATAAAAGTAGAGAATTGCAACCTTTCATGCATTGGAGCGACACAACTTTTAACAAGTCTCTCAACCTTGAAGTCTCCTTTGAACACACTCTCAATTGCAGATAATGACCTTGGCAG TGATATAGCAGCACCATTAGCAAAattcttgggaacttcccatgttAAGGTGCTTAATATTGAAGATATTGAGCTGGGCCCGTCTGGCTTCCTAGAACTGGATAAAGGAATGCCAGAGGCACTAGAACTCGTTCGCATCAACCTAAG TAAAAATCGGGGCGGGATTGAAGCTGCAAAATATGTCTACAAACTCATTTTGCGGGCCCCAGAACTTGCTGTGATAAATGCGGGTTATAACTTTATGCCTGCAGAATCATTGGCAGTTATATGTTCTGCACTGAAATTGTCAAAAG GTAAATTGGAGCGATTGGACTTGACGGGAAACACAAGGTGCTGTCAACCAACTCAAGTTTCCAAGCTTGCAGAGTTCTGTTTTCGTGGAAAACCTATTGTAATTCTTCCATCATTGCTAGCCTCAGCTGCACCCTATGATGATGATCCATAG
- the LOC131240639 gene encoding uncharacterized protein LOC131240639 isoform X2, with the protein MREFPSLLSLCAKVITMEVICGDQHLQDIFELPPDLVDYLLMHSPPLALQKLHEVLYGDFNTAWKILFHSRWPEGVRQIQPIDCMADQDGITSHESMICDDWQQMYWEAHLQDCLDEAAETALLPSFGGCIGEIMVSDTIVNFIGYKGDMGHSTHDYSSLSYHCQQFGCYVRYLRLSSALCVAETCELFRDSKLQRLVLRGIKSKNHVDGACKLLNQNSETLLSLEFIHCRLPPTALNEICDSLYTQGFHRHGIQYFSVKSSRILESNSDSVPTRFLSFLSSGRSLCALKLCDNRLGPNSAKMVFDALLNSSSGLSTLDLSDNYIAGWLSTVDGRFSSCPTSSSSAIDKSLRSLHVLNLRGSNLRKNDVEDLKSALAYAPNLQSLDISDNLIGDDGIRSLIPYFIDASERASTFVDIKVENCNLSCIGATQLLTSLSTLKSPLNTLSIADNDLGSDIAAPLAKFLGTSHVKVLNIEDIELGPSGFLELDKGMPEALELVRINLSKNRGGIEAAKYVYKLILRAPELAVINAGYNFMPAESLAVICSALKLSKGKLERLDLTGNTRCCQPTQVSKLAEFCFRGKPIVILPSLLASAAPYDDDP; encoded by the exons ATGAGGGAATTTCCATCTTTGCTCTCTCTATGCGCGAAAGTAATCACAATGGAAGTTATATGTG GAGATCAACATCTGCAAGATATATTTGAACTTCCGCCTGACTTGGTTGATTACTTACTGATGCACTCACCCCCATTGGCCTTGCAGAAGTTACATGAAGTATT GTATGGCGACTTTAATACAGCATGGAAGATATTGTTCCACTCACGCTGGCCTGAGGGTGTCAGGCAGATCCAACCAATTGATTGTATGGCAGATCAGGATGGAATAACAAGTCATGAATCGATGATATGTGATGACTGGCAGCAGATGTACTGGGAAGCCCACTTACAAGA TTGCCTAGATGAAGCAGCAGAGACAGCATTGCTTCCTTCTTTTGGCGGATGCATTGGTGAAATAATGGTATCAG ATACTATTGTAAATTTTATTGGTTACAAAGGGGACATGGGTCATTCAACTCATGACTACTCAAGTTTATCTTATCATTGCCAACAATTCGGGTGCTATGTGAG GTACCTGAGGCTTAGTAGTGCGCTTTGTGTTGCCGAAACATGT GAGCTATTTAGGGATAGCAAATTGCAACGCTTGGTCTTACGAGGAATCAAATCTAAAAATCAT GTTGATGGAGCATGCAAGCTTCTGAACCAGAATAGTGAGACGTTATTATCCCTCGAGTTCATTCATTGCAGACTGCCTCCAACTGCTTTGAATGAAATTTGTGACTCATTATACACACAAGGTTTTCATAGACATGGGATTCAATACTTCTCAGTTAAATCTTCAAGGATTCTTGAAAGTAACTCAGATTCTGTACCAACTAGGTTTTTGTCTTTCTTGTCATCTGGAAG GTCCTTGTGTGCGCTAAAGCTCTGTGACAACCGCCTGGGGCCAAATTCTGCAAAAATGGTTTTTGATGCTCTCCTCAATTCGTCATCTGGTCTATCTACGCTTGATCTATCTGACAACTAT ATTGCAGGTTGGCTTTCTACAGTTGATGGGAGATTCTCAAGTTgcccaacatcatcatcatcagcaatAGACAAATCCTTGAGGTCATTACATGTTCTCAATCTAAG GGGAAGCAATTTACGTAAGAATGATGTGGAAGATCTTAAATCTGCACTAGCTTACGCTCCGAACTTGCAGAGTTTGGATATCAGTGACAATCTTATTGGGGACGATGGAATCAG GAGTCTAATTCCATACTTTATCGACGCTTCTGAAAGAGCGTCTACCTTCGTGGATATAAAAGTAGAGAATTGCAACCTTTCATGCATTGGAGCGACACAACTTTTAACAAGTCTCTCAACCTTGAAGTCTCCTTTGAACACACTCTCAATTGCAGATAATGACCTTGGCAG TGATATAGCAGCACCATTAGCAAAattcttgggaacttcccatgttAAGGTGCTTAATATTGAAGATATTGAGCTGGGCCCGTCTGGCTTCCTAGAACTGGATAAAGGAATGCCAGAGGCACTAGAACTCGTTCGCATCAACCTAAG TAAAAATCGGGGCGGGATTGAAGCTGCAAAATATGTCTACAAACTCATTTTGCGGGCCCCAGAACTTGCTGTGATAAATGCGGGTTATAACTTTATGCCTGCAGAATCATTGGCAGTTATATGTTCTGCACTGAAATTGTCAAAAG GTAAATTGGAGCGATTGGACTTGACGGGAAACACAAGGTGCTGTCAACCAACTCAAGTTTCCAAGCTTGCAGAGTTCTGTTTTCGTGGAAAACCTATTGTAATTCTTCCATCATTGCTAGCCTCAGCTGCACCCTATGATGATGATCCATAG
- the LOC131240639 gene encoding uncharacterized protein LOC131240639 isoform X3 — MRESNHNGSYMWKFEQCGRHGFFSDSVKDGRKRGRYGDFNTAWKILFHSRWPEGVRQIQPIDCMADQDGITSHESMICDDWQQMYWEAHLQDCLDEAAETALLPSFGGCIGEIMVSDTIVNFIGYKGDMGHSTHDYSSLSYHCQQFGCYVRYLRLSSALCVAETCELFRDSKLQRLVLRGIKSKNHVDGACKLLNQNSETLLSLEFIHCRLPPTALNEICDSLYTQGFHRHGIQYFSVKSSRILESNSDSVPTRFLSFLSSGRSLCALKLCDNRLGPNSAKMVFDALLNSSSGLSTLDLSDNYIAGWLSTVDGRFSSCPTSSSSAIDKSLRSLHVLNLRGSNLRKNDVEDLKSALAYAPNLQSLDISDNLIGDDGIRSLIPYFIDASERASTFVDIKVENCNLSCIGATQLLTSLSTLKSPLNTLSIADNDLGSDIAAPLAKFLGTSHVKVLNIEDIELGPSGFLELDKGMPEALELVRINLSKNRGGIEAAKYVYKLILRAPELAVINAGYNFMPAESLAVICSALKLSKGKLERLDLTGNTRCCQPTQVSKLAEFCFRGKPIVILPSLLASAAPYDDDP, encoded by the exons ATGCGCGAAAGTAATCACAATGGAAGTTATATGTG GAAGTTTGAGCAGTGTGGTAGGCATGGATTTTTTAGTGATAGTGTTAAAGATGGGAGGAAACGTGGAAG GTATGGCGACTTTAATACAGCATGGAAGATATTGTTCCACTCACGCTGGCCTGAGGGTGTCAGGCAGATCCAACCAATTGATTGTATGGCAGATCAGGATGGAATAACAAGTCATGAATCGATGATATGTGATGACTGGCAGCAGATGTACTGGGAAGCCCACTTACAAGA TTGCCTAGATGAAGCAGCAGAGACAGCATTGCTTCCTTCTTTTGGCGGATGCATTGGTGAAATAATGGTATCAG ATACTATTGTAAATTTTATTGGTTACAAAGGGGACATGGGTCATTCAACTCATGACTACTCAAGTTTATCTTATCATTGCCAACAATTCGGGTGCTATGTGAG GTACCTGAGGCTTAGTAGTGCGCTTTGTGTTGCCGAAACATGT GAGCTATTTAGGGATAGCAAATTGCAACGCTTGGTCTTACGAGGAATCAAATCTAAAAATCAT GTTGATGGAGCATGCAAGCTTCTGAACCAGAATAGTGAGACGTTATTATCCCTCGAGTTCATTCATTGCAGACTGCCTCCAACTGCTTTGAATGAAATTTGTGACTCATTATACACACAAGGTTTTCATAGACATGGGATTCAATACTTCTCAGTTAAATCTTCAAGGATTCTTGAAAGTAACTCAGATTCTGTACCAACTAGGTTTTTGTCTTTCTTGTCATCTGGAAG GTCCTTGTGTGCGCTAAAGCTCTGTGACAACCGCCTGGGGCCAAATTCTGCAAAAATGGTTTTTGATGCTCTCCTCAATTCGTCATCTGGTCTATCTACGCTTGATCTATCTGACAACTAT ATTGCAGGTTGGCTTTCTACAGTTGATGGGAGATTCTCAAGTTgcccaacatcatcatcatcagcaatAGACAAATCCTTGAGGTCATTACATGTTCTCAATCTAAG GGGAAGCAATTTACGTAAGAATGATGTGGAAGATCTTAAATCTGCACTAGCTTACGCTCCGAACTTGCAGAGTTTGGATATCAGTGACAATCTTATTGGGGACGATGGAATCAG GAGTCTAATTCCATACTTTATCGACGCTTCTGAAAGAGCGTCTACCTTCGTGGATATAAAAGTAGAGAATTGCAACCTTTCATGCATTGGAGCGACACAACTTTTAACAAGTCTCTCAACCTTGAAGTCTCCTTTGAACACACTCTCAATTGCAGATAATGACCTTGGCAG TGATATAGCAGCACCATTAGCAAAattcttgggaacttcccatgttAAGGTGCTTAATATTGAAGATATTGAGCTGGGCCCGTCTGGCTTCCTAGAACTGGATAAAGGAATGCCAGAGGCACTAGAACTCGTTCGCATCAACCTAAG TAAAAATCGGGGCGGGATTGAAGCTGCAAAATATGTCTACAAACTCATTTTGCGGGCCCCAGAACTTGCTGTGATAAATGCGGGTTATAACTTTATGCCTGCAGAATCATTGGCAGTTATATGTTCTGCACTGAAATTGTCAAAAG GTAAATTGGAGCGATTGGACTTGACGGGAAACACAAGGTGCTGTCAACCAACTCAAGTTTCCAAGCTTGCAGAGTTCTGTTTTCGTGGAAAACCTATTGTAATTCTTCCATCATTGCTAGCCTCAGCTGCACCCTATGATGATGATCCATAG
- the LOC131240639 gene encoding uncharacterized protein LOC131240639 isoform X6, whose translation MTGSRCTGKPTYKNSCLDEAAETALLPSFGGCIGEIMVSDTIVNFIGYKGDMGHSTHDYSSLSYHCQQFGCYVRYLRLSSALCVAETCELFRDSKLQRLVLRGIKSKNHVDGACKLLNQNSETLLSLEFIHCRLPPTALNEICDSLYTQGFHRHGIQYFSVKSSRILESNSDSVPTRFLSFLSSGRSLCALKLCDNRLGPNSAKMVFDALLNSSSGLSTLDLSDNYIAGWLSTVDGRFSSCPTSSSSAIDKSLRSLHVLNLRGSNLRKNDVEDLKSALAYAPNLQSLDISDNLIGDDGIRSLIPYFIDASERASTFVDIKVENCNLSCIGATQLLTSLSTLKSPLNTLSIADNDLGSDIAAPLAKFLGTSHVKVLNIEDIELGPSGFLELDKGMPEALELVRINLSKNRGGIEAAKYVYKLILRAPELAVINAGYNFMPAESLAVICSALKLSKGKLERLDLTGNTRCCQPTQVSKLAEFCFRGKPIVILPSLLASAAPYDDDP comes from the exons ATGACTGGCAGCAGATGTACTGGGAAGCCCACTTACAAGA ATAGTTGCCTAGATGAAGCAGCAGAGACAGCATTGCTTCCTTCTTTTGGCGGATGCATTGGTGAAATAATGGTATCAG ATACTATTGTAAATTTTATTGGTTACAAAGGGGACATGGGTCATTCAACTCATGACTACTCAAGTTTATCTTATCATTGCCAACAATTCGGGTGCTATGTGAG GTACCTGAGGCTTAGTAGTGCGCTTTGTGTTGCCGAAACATGT GAGCTATTTAGGGATAGCAAATTGCAACGCTTGGTCTTACGAGGAATCAAATCTAAAAATCAT GTTGATGGAGCATGCAAGCTTCTGAACCAGAATAGTGAGACGTTATTATCCCTCGAGTTCATTCATTGCAGACTGCCTCCAACTGCTTTGAATGAAATTTGTGACTCATTATACACACAAGGTTTTCATAGACATGGGATTCAATACTTCTCAGTTAAATCTTCAAGGATTCTTGAAAGTAACTCAGATTCTGTACCAACTAGGTTTTTGTCTTTCTTGTCATCTGGAAG GTCCTTGTGTGCGCTAAAGCTCTGTGACAACCGCCTGGGGCCAAATTCTGCAAAAATGGTTTTTGATGCTCTCCTCAATTCGTCATCTGGTCTATCTACGCTTGATCTATCTGACAACTAT ATTGCAGGTTGGCTTTCTACAGTTGATGGGAGATTCTCAAGTTgcccaacatcatcatcatcagcaatAGACAAATCCTTGAGGTCATTACATGTTCTCAATCTAAG GGGAAGCAATTTACGTAAGAATGATGTGGAAGATCTTAAATCTGCACTAGCTTACGCTCCGAACTTGCAGAGTTTGGATATCAGTGACAATCTTATTGGGGACGATGGAATCAG GAGTCTAATTCCATACTTTATCGACGCTTCTGAAAGAGCGTCTACCTTCGTGGATATAAAAGTAGAGAATTGCAACCTTTCATGCATTGGAGCGACACAACTTTTAACAAGTCTCTCAACCTTGAAGTCTCCTTTGAACACACTCTCAATTGCAGATAATGACCTTGGCAG TGATATAGCAGCACCATTAGCAAAattcttgggaacttcccatgttAAGGTGCTTAATATTGAAGATATTGAGCTGGGCCCGTCTGGCTTCCTAGAACTGGATAAAGGAATGCCAGAGGCACTAGAACTCGTTCGCATCAACCTAAG TAAAAATCGGGGCGGGATTGAAGCTGCAAAATATGTCTACAAACTCATTTTGCGGGCCCCAGAACTTGCTGTGATAAATGCGGGTTATAACTTTATGCCTGCAGAATCATTGGCAGTTATATGTTCTGCACTGAAATTGTCAAAAG GTAAATTGGAGCGATTGGACTTGACGGGAAACACAAGGTGCTGTCAACCAACTCAAGTTTCCAAGCTTGCAGAGTTCTGTTTTCGTGGAAAACCTATTGTAATTCTTCCATCATTGCTAGCCTCAGCTGCACCCTATGATGATGATCCATAG